One segment of bacterium DNA contains the following:
- a CDS encoding aminotransferase class I/II-fold pyridoxal phosphate-dependent enzyme, with protein sequence MAENGPDLSQLSPEEKRRLLKQMLQEKASASRSDPVWPEGFYLSPEILDLQKKLQFLESANIKSVFFAPSEGINAATTLIGGRQLINFASYNYIGASGDPEVSRAAREAIDRYGTSVSASRLVSGERPLHGELEREIADFLGTEDSLVFVGGYNTNVSVIGHLCGPEDLILYDSVIHASVTAGVRLSGAASRPFPHNNWNTVERILAEERSRYRQVLVVLEGVYSMDGDIPCLPEFVGIRKRHRALLMVDEAHSLGVIGERGAGIGEYHGVAADQVDIWMGTLSKSLASCGGYIAGRRALIEYLKFTNPGFIYSVGISPPDAAAALAALRLLRQEPQRVKRLQALARLFLEGAGRHGWNTGASRDSAIIPLILGPAARCFILRQALYERGINVLPLTYPSVAENAARLRFFISSTHTEEQIRYTIEAIAQSMAELGFQDS encoded by the coding sequence ATGGCTGAGAACGGCCCGGACCTGTCACAGCTCTCGCCGGAGGAAAAACGCAGGCTGCTCAAGCAGATGTTGCAAGAGAAAGCCTCCGCTTCCAGATCGGACCCGGTCTGGCCCGAGGGGTTCTACCTTTCGCCGGAGATCCTCGATCTGCAGAAAAAACTCCAGTTCCTGGAATCGGCAAACATCAAATCCGTGTTCTTCGCCCCCTCCGAGGGGATCAACGCCGCGACCACGCTGATCGGCGGCAGGCAGTTGATCAATTTCGCCAGCTACAACTATATCGGCGCCTCTGGGGACCCGGAGGTCAGCCGGGCGGCCCGCGAGGCGATCGACCGCTACGGCACCTCGGTCTCGGCCTCGCGCCTGGTCTCAGGGGAAAGGCCACTGCACGGGGAGCTGGAGCGCGAGATCGCGGATTTTCTGGGCACAGAGGACAGCCTGGTCTTTGTCGGAGGATACAACACCAATGTCAGCGTGATCGGGCACCTGTGCGGGCCGGAGGACCTGATCCTCTACGACTCGGTGATCCACGCCAGCGTGACCGCCGGAGTCCGTCTTTCCGGGGCGGCGTCGCGCCCTTTTCCGCACAACAACTGGAACACGGTGGAGCGGATTCTGGCCGAGGAGCGCAGCCGCTACCGTCAGGTGCTGGTCGTGCTCGAGGGCGTTTACAGCATGGACGGCGATATCCCCTGCCTGCCGGAGTTTGTTGGGATCAGGAAACGCCATCGCGCCCTGCTGATGGTGGATGAGGCCCACTCGCTCGGCGTGATCGGGGAGCGCGGAGCCGGCATCGGGGAATACCACGGCGTCGCGGCCGACCAGGTAGATATCTGGATGGGCACCCTGAGCAAATCCCTGGCCAGTTGCGGCGGTTACATCGCCGGACGCCGGGCCCTGATAGAGTATCTTAAATTCACCAATCCGGGGTTCATCTACAGCGTCGGGATCAGTCCGCCGGATGCGGCCGCGGCCCTGGCCGCGTTGCGCCTTCTCCGGCAGGAGCCTCAGCGGGTGAAGCGTCTCCAGGCCCTGGCGCGCCTTTTCCTGGAGGGGGCCGGCAGGCACGGCTGGAACACCGGCGCCAGCCGGGACTCCGCGATAATCCCGCTGATACTGGGGCCGGCGGCGCGCTGCTTTATCCTGCGACAGGCGCTCTACGAACGGGGGATCAACGTGCTCCCGCTCACCTATCCCTCGGTGGCGGAGAACGCCGCCCGGCTGCGGTTCTTCATCAGCAGCACCCATACCGAGGAGCAGATCCGTTACACGATCGAGGCCATCGCGCAGAGTATGGCCGAGCTGGGCTTTCAAGACTCCTGA
- a CDS encoding SDR family NAD(P)-dependent oxidoreductase codes for MPKTALITGGSSGLGLALARELSGRGYAVLLLARDRDRLDRAVETIRSAGGAAEGFQCDIRDETALRRVEAEVRERSGAVDFLVLNAGVVTPGLLQDFRSGTELKKDLETNLWGTILCSHVFLPLLAPGSRLLMVSSGFGLVGPAGYAVYAASKAGMIAFAESLRREFLHRDIAVHVACPGDMLTPQYTRELADQPAWMKEKSPRGLLTPEEAARRILKQCGRGRFLIVINPEVHLLQFLTRLLPRALRDRLLDRVLPRPG; via the coding sequence ATGCCGAAAACCGCGCTTATCACCGGTGGTTCCTCCGGACTGGGGCTGGCCCTGGCCCGGGAGCTGTCAGGCCGGGGCTATGCAGTGCTCCTCCTGGCCCGTGACCGCGACAGGCTCGACCGGGCGGTCGAAACGATCCGGAGCGCGGGGGGCGCCGCCGAGGGATTCCAGTGCGACATCCGCGATGAAACCGCGCTGAGGCGGGTGGAAGCGGAGGTGCGGGAACGCTCCGGGGCCGTGGATTTCCTGGTCCTCAACGCGGGCGTGGTCACTCCGGGCCTGTTGCAGGACTTCCGCAGCGGTACGGAGCTGAAAAAAGACCTGGAGACAAACCTCTGGGGCACGATCCTCTGCTCGCATGTGTTCCTGCCCCTGCTGGCCCCTGGGTCCCGTCTGCTGATGGTCTCCTCCGGGTTCGGCCTGGTGGGGCCGGCCGGTTATGCGGTGTATGCGGCCTCCAAGGCCGGGATGATCGCTTTCGCCGAGTCTCTGCGCCGGGAATTCCTGCACCGGGACATCGCGGTCCACGTGGCCTGTCCCGGCGACATGCTCACGCCCCAGTACACGCGGGAGCTGGCCGACCAGCCCGCCTGGATGAAGGAAAAGTCCCCACGGGGACTGCTGACTCCGGAGGAAGCGGCGCGGAGAATTCTTAAACAATGCGGGCGCGGCAGGTTCCTGATCGTGATCAACCCAGAGGTGCATCTGTTGCAGTTCCTGACCAGGCTCCTGCCGCGCGCCCTGAGGGACCGGCTGCTTGACCGTGTGCTGCCGCGGCCCGGCTGA
- a CDS encoding TolC family protein: protein MSLTLAIQRLLESGPGVQIDNESVRQSASLYERTAGQFDLLLTNGVSLERKHVPVSGMLNNFERNENFALGLQKQLRNGVSLSVTAASFDLTDNITNIRPLNGADVTALVIVPLLRGLGNSNTDADELAAKSTLDAQGLLTGYSVSAQIYDLTSAYWDYLAAVGYLEIQKKVRENELKMLDIVGKLVSTGELAPVFLEQTKGNLNTTLRGISDAEYSLYSSRQDIAVRLGYAPQEMDRAPLPSEEFPEMADPDSLPEGARARLLEQSMQNRGDYLALLKNIETDRIYLHQAENSKKPNLNLNLKLGYAGLEEDGGKGRFIKSYSNNVDGVNSYLGLQLELPVVNHDARGQVNYRLSLLRESEIRKDNLANAIVSEVDLALESMRRAVREYHLAEESSNYFLNVVDFEVEKAKNGSPDLTSLYIGLDRFRNAKMAQIDAQRKYAVSLARLRLSTGTVLVGRGDGWVYISGAMTQLPPIQ from the coding sequence ATGTCCCTCACCCTGGCGATCCAGAGACTGCTGGAGTCCGGCCCTGGCGTGCAGATCGACAATGAATCGGTACGGCAGAGCGCAAGCCTCTATGAGAGGACCGCCGGTCAATTCGACCTGCTACTGACCAACGGCGTGTCGCTGGAGCGCAAGCATGTGCCGGTCTCGGGGATGCTGAACAATTTCGAGCGGAACGAGAATTTCGCCCTGGGCCTGCAGAAACAGCTCCGCAACGGCGTGTCGCTCTCGGTAACGGCCGCCTCGTTCGACCTGACCGACAATATCACCAACATCCGGCCGCTAAACGGGGCGGATGTCACCGCCCTGGTGATAGTGCCCCTGCTGCGCGGCCTCGGAAACAGCAACACCGACGCCGATGAGCTGGCCGCGAAATCCACTCTGGATGCCCAGGGACTGCTGACAGGCTATTCTGTTTCCGCGCAGATATACGACCTGACTTCCGCATACTGGGACTATCTGGCCGCGGTGGGATACCTCGAGATACAGAAAAAGGTGCGGGAAAACGAGCTGAAAATGCTCGATATCGTGGGCAAGCTGGTTTCCACCGGCGAGCTGGCGCCCGTGTTCCTGGAACAGACCAAAGGCAATCTCAACACGACCCTGCGGGGGATCAGCGACGCCGAGTACAGCCTCTATTCCAGCCGTCAGGATATCGCGGTGCGGCTGGGGTACGCGCCGCAGGAAATGGATCGGGCGCCCCTGCCCTCGGAGGAGTTCCCGGAGATGGCCGATCCGGACAGCCTGCCCGAGGGCGCCCGGGCCCGGCTGCTGGAGCAGTCGATGCAAAACCGGGGCGACTACCTGGCGCTGCTGAAAAACATCGAGACCGACCGGATCTATCTGCATCAGGCCGAGAACAGCAAAAAGCCCAACCTGAACCTGAACCTGAAACTCGGATACGCCGGTCTCGAGGAGGATGGCGGCAAGGGACGGTTTATCAAGTCGTACTCCAACAATGTCGACGGCGTTAACTCCTATCTGGGCCTTCAGTTGGAGTTGCCGGTGGTCAACCATGACGCGCGGGGCCAGGTGAACTACCGTCTATCCCTTCTTCGGGAATCCGAAATCCGGAAAGACAACCTGGCCAATGCCATTGTCTCCGAGGTCGATCTCGCTCTGGAATCGATGCGACGGGCCGTGCGGGAATACCATCTGGCTGAGGAATCCTCCAACTATTTCCTCAACGTGGTCGATTTCGAGGTGGAAAAAGCCAAAAACGGGTCGCCGGACCTGACCAGCCTGTATATCGGCCTCGACCGGTTCAGAAACGCGAAGATGGCGCAGATCGACGCTCAGCGGAAGTACGCCGTGTCCCTCGCCCGGCTCCGTCTGTCCACCGGCACAGTGCTTGTCGGCCGGGGCGACGGCTGGGTCTATATCTCCGGAGCCATGACCCAACTGCCCCCGATTCAATGA
- a CDS encoding efflux RND transporter periplasmic adaptor subunit — MDKLDRTFAVSVLALSLCAAGLSAADKVGATGHIVPAAGIVKVAALRQGVLSEIKAQRGDVVKKGAPLFTLVVPTSSLAEVELAKLDLRDATENGAKAVELQKLKIQAATTELDIAEKRLARFESMGQDFSALSQKEEREYQVKSARKSLEIAQAELEHMTLTNTININRATERLKAARGALDLCTVLAPVDGTVIDYFQNPGEVAGTAPSLILADLRTMYVVAEISESDVLKLKEGLAATVTHSAISTPLTGRVEYIGRFVADNVKTANVRIRLDQAEPASRLLNMEVNVTIDLGAGIKTQ, encoded by the coding sequence ATGGATAAACTGGACCGCACCTTCGCAGTATCAGTCCTGGCTCTGTCCTTATGCGCCGCGGGCCTTTCCGCCGCGGACAAGGTGGGAGCCACGGGGCATATAGTGCCGGCGGCAGGAATAGTCAAAGTCGCGGCGCTCAGGCAGGGAGTGCTCTCAGAGATAAAGGCGCAACGGGGCGACGTGGTGAAAAAAGGCGCACCCCTGTTCACCCTGGTGGTCCCCACTTCCAGCCTGGCCGAGGTCGAACTGGCCAAGCTGGACCTGCGGGACGCCACCGAGAACGGGGCCAAGGCGGTGGAGCTGCAGAAGCTGAAAATCCAGGCGGCCACCACCGAGCTGGATATAGCCGAGAAAAGGCTCGCCCGTTTCGAGTCTATGGGCCAGGACTTTTCCGCCCTCTCGCAGAAAGAGGAACGGGAGTACCAGGTGAAATCCGCGCGCAAAAGCCTCGAGATCGCGCAGGCCGAGCTGGAGCACATGACCCTGACCAACACAATCAACATAAACAGAGCCACCGAACGGCTGAAAGCCGCCCGTGGCGCGCTCGACCTGTGCACCGTGCTCGCTCCGGTGGACGGCACCGTGATCGACTATTTCCAGAACCCGGGGGAGGTGGCCGGCACTGCGCCCAGTCTGATCCTGGCCGATCTGCGGACTATGTACGTTGTCGCCGAGATATCGGAAAGCGACGTGCTCAAGCTGAAAGAGGGCCTGGCCGCCACTGTCACGCACAGCGCCATCTCCACGCCCCTGACCGGACGGGTGGAATACATCGGACGGTTCGTGGCCGACAATGTCAAGACCGCCAATGTGCGGATCCGGCTCGACCAGGCCGAACCAGCCTCCCGTCTCCTGAACATGGAGGTGAATGTCACGATCGATCTGGGCGCCGGGATAAAAACCCAGTGA
- a CDS encoding glycosyltransferase family 2 protein, whose protein sequence is MITATLLRVLAETPLWAVVASALALIVVFAEVGIILLAAALERRGRRKSERLTAASASAGARCAVIVPSRGLTQSVECNFATVLRQDWPAYEAYFVVEAESDPGAPVLKALCASNRNAHLVVAGQSSTCSQKIHNLLAGVAAAGEVDLLAFADNDIPLPQDWLASLAAPLTDPRITVTTGFWRIQSSDSSFAVQLQVFFNRLLYSHFLTVSSLAGSFLWGGSFAMRKVDFEALGVADRWAESVSDDMSLGRMLAAARRKSRLIPGFLMVSGETFASTSEAVRWFSRQVMNLKANFYNLWLLGLTPLCLMLAGGYLVALLAVFRYFFSALSFWSCGGLVTVLVLGGELVIAGCSGLPGTVEGRWRLVARIHLFRFCFLAACLMTLGKKYIHWAGVGYRIDRQGRAVEIHR, encoded by the coding sequence GTGATTACGGCAACGCTCCTGCGGGTCCTGGCTGAAACCCCGCTCTGGGCGGTGGTGGCCTCCGCCCTTGCGCTTATCGTTGTCTTTGCGGAGGTCGGTATAATCCTTCTGGCCGCGGCGCTCGAGCGCCGGGGCAGACGGAAATCGGAGCGCCTTACAGCCGCCAGCGCCTCAGCCGGTGCGCGCTGCGCCGTGATCGTACCGAGCCGGGGCCTCACACAATCGGTCGAGTGCAATTTCGCCACCGTACTCCGGCAGGACTGGCCCGCGTACGAGGCGTATTTCGTGGTGGAGGCGGAGTCCGACCCCGGTGCACCGGTCTTGAAGGCGCTCTGCGCCTCGAACAGGAACGCGCACCTGGTGGTGGCTGGACAGTCGAGCACGTGCAGCCAGAAAATCCACAACCTGCTGGCCGGGGTAGCCGCCGCGGGAGAGGTAGATCTGCTGGCCTTTGCCGACAACGACATCCCCCTGCCGCAGGACTGGTTGGCCAGCCTGGCCGCCCCGCTCACCGACCCGCGCATTACGGTGACCACGGGTTTCTGGCGGATACAGAGCAGCGACAGCAGTTTCGCCGTGCAACTGCAAGTATTTTTCAACCGGCTGCTCTATTCACATTTTCTGACCGTTTCCAGCCTCGCCGGAAGCTTCCTCTGGGGGGGCTCGTTCGCCATGAGAAAAGTCGACTTCGAGGCCCTGGGAGTGGCCGACCGCTGGGCGGAATCGGTCAGCGATGACATGAGTCTGGGCCGGATGCTGGCCGCCGCAAGGCGGAAAAGCAGGCTGATCCCGGGATTCCTTATGGTCAGCGGAGAAACTTTCGCCTCCACGAGTGAGGCGGTGAGGTGGTTTTCCCGGCAGGTGATGAACCTGAAAGCGAACTTTTATAATCTCTGGCTGTTGGGACTGACACCCCTGTGCCTTATGCTCGCCGGCGGCTACCTCGTTGCTTTGCTGGCGGTTTTCCGGTATTTTTTCAGTGCTCTGTCTTTCTGGTCCTGCGGCGGTCTGGTGACAGTGCTGGTCCTTGGGGGGGAGCTGGTGATCGCCGGATGCTCAGGCCTTCCCGGGACAGTCGAGGGGCGCTGGCGGCTCGTCGCGCGTATCCATCTGTTCCGGTTCTGTTTCCTGGCAGCCTGTCTGATGACCCTGGGAAAAAAATACATCCACTGGGCAGGAGTCGGGTACCGTATCGACCGTCAGGGCCGGGCGGTGGAGATTCACCGCTGA
- a CDS encoding FtsX-like permease family protein, whose amino-acid sequence MRSMLLAWNNTFQNVKRTTAAVAGISFSILLIFMQLGFLNGSKLASSGLYHYFSFDLVIVASKFLHLGAPVEFQKTRLMQATTVPGVKDVFVLNVAPGTWKDTHTGIRTYMRLLGIDPKPEFILDPEIVNGLPAIEKTNTVLIDRLSHKDYGDISVGRKAEIDGTEVTIGGQFKLGMVFFAEGWAVTSNSNYTRLTWRDPRSITYGLISVDNPKNIQTVKQELKKRLPSDVVVYDRDELIRREQKYFINVKPVGIVFKLGVLVSYLIGVVILFQILSTDISTRLKEYATLKALGFSNWYIYSIGVGQALLMASLSYVPALGFAAIVFKIVYKLSNLPMRLTPGLALFVLLLTLTMSGISSVIALQKVKKADPAELF is encoded by the coding sequence ATGAGATCGATGCTGCTGGCCTGGAACAACACCTTCCAGAACGTGAAACGCACCACTGCGGCAGTCGCCGGGATATCGTTCTCCATCCTGCTCATTTTCATGCAGCTCGGTTTCCTTAACGGCAGCAAGCTCGCTTCCTCGGGACTTTACCACTATTTCTCGTTTGACCTGGTGATAGTGGCCAGCAAGTTTCTGCACCTGGGCGCACCCGTGGAATTTCAGAAAACGCGACTCATGCAGGCCACCACCGTGCCCGGGGTCAAGGATGTCTTCGTGCTGAACGTGGCGCCCGGCACCTGGAAAGACACCCATACCGGCATCCGGACCTATATGCGGCTACTGGGCATCGACCCCAAGCCGGAGTTCATCCTCGACCCCGAGATCGTAAACGGTCTGCCCGCCATCGAGAAAACCAACACGGTGCTGATCGACAGGCTGTCCCACAAGGACTACGGAGATATCTCCGTGGGACGGAAAGCCGAGATAGACGGGACCGAGGTCACGATCGGGGGCCAGTTCAAGCTCGGGATGGTCTTTTTCGCCGAGGGCTGGGCCGTGACCAGCAACAGCAACTACACCCGCCTGACCTGGCGCGACCCCCGCAGCATCACCTACGGCCTGATCTCGGTCGACAATCCGAAAAATATCCAGACAGTCAAGCAGGAACTCAAGAAACGCCTTCCCAGCGACGTGGTGGTCTACGACCGCGATGAGTTGATCCGGCGCGAGCAGAAATATTTCATCAACGTCAAGCCGGTGGGCATAGTTTTCAAGCTCGGCGTGCTTGTTTCCTACCTGATCGGGGTGGTGATCCTGTTCCAGATCCTCTCGACCGACATCTCGACCCGGCTCAAGGAGTACGCCACTCTCAAGGCGTTGGGATTCTCGAACTGGTACATCTACTCGATCGGCGTGGGGCAGGCCCTGCTGATGGCCTCGCTGAGCTATGTCCCAGCCCTGGGCTTTGCCGCCATCGTATTCAAGATAGTGTACAAACTGTCGAACCTGCCCATGCGCCTTACTCCGGGGCTGGCGCTGTTTGTCCTGCTTCTGACCCTGACCATGAGCGGAATTTCCAGTGTCATCGCCTTGCAGAAAGTGAAGAAAGCCGATCCGGCGGAGTTGTTTTAA
- a CDS encoding ABC transporter permease, translating to MSSSAKINIAVRILLHEKKRLSLSILAVSFAVLVIFMEQGFYNGLNDSQVKLYDVLNADLVIMNSMQRHMHKYDMLRRSSLYQALGVEGVTEAVPVYKFLVQMKNSRTGDLSEVFGLAFPPESNPLTVPIGENQREALKKLGVILFDSDSRKNLGKVLSGQEIEINGLSYTVGGFMKLGPTFSFDGNILMSEGTWLRDKDPRYAEQVSFGLLRTRPGTDIQALKEKIRRAVNEDVTLLTPYELRRREIIYTTKTAPLGSIFGVGMIIGFIIGTIICYQILYNEITDHIPQFATLKAMGFTDKYLRNLVLQQTILLSLIGFLPGLLLTQVLYYFLFKFTGIAMIFTVPRVVIVLIMTFSMCVVSGFIAVKKIIKADPADLF from the coding sequence ATGTCCTCCAGTGCAAAAATCAATATCGCCGTTCGGATTCTGCTCCACGAGAAGAAACGCCTGTCACTGTCGATACTGGCCGTCTCTTTCGCGGTGCTGGTCATTTTCATGGAGCAGGGTTTCTACAACGGCCTGAACGACAGCCAGGTGAAGCTGTACGACGTGCTCAACGCCGACCTGGTCATCATGAACTCCATGCAGCGTCACATGCACAAGTACGATATGCTGCGCCGCTCCTCGCTCTATCAGGCGCTCGGGGTGGAGGGGGTCACGGAGGCGGTGCCGGTGTACAAGTTCCTGGTGCAGATGAAAAATTCCCGTACCGGCGACCTGTCCGAGGTTTTCGGCCTCGCTTTCCCACCGGAGTCGAACCCTCTTACCGTGCCCATCGGGGAAAACCAGCGGGAAGCGCTGAAAAAGCTTGGAGTCATTCTGTTTGACAGCGATTCGCGCAAGAACCTCGGAAAAGTGCTGTCCGGCCAGGAAATCGAGATCAACGGCCTGAGCTATACGGTTGGCGGGTTTATGAAGCTCGGACCCACGTTCAGTTTTGACGGCAATATCCTGATGTCCGAGGGCACCTGGCTGCGGGACAAGGATCCGCGTTATGCAGAACAGGTGTCGTTCGGCCTTCTGCGCACCCGGCCGGGGACCGATATCCAGGCGCTCAAGGAAAAAATCCGCCGCGCGGTCAACGAGGATGTCACCCTTCTTACGCCCTACGAGCTGCGCAGGCGGGAGATCATCTACACCACGAAGACAGCGCCCCTCGGCTCGATCTTCGGCGTGGGCATGATAATCGGCTTCATCATCGGCACGATCATCTGTTACCAGATTCTCTACAACGAGATCACGGACCATATCCCCCAGTTCGCCACCCTGAAAGCGATGGGTTTCACAGACAAATACCTGAGGAACCTTGTGCTCCAGCAGACTATCCTTCTGTCTCTGATCGGATTTTTACCAGGCCTGCTGCTGACCCAGGTGCTGTATTATTTCCTCTTCAAGTTCACCGGCATAGCGATGATCTTTACCGTTCCCCGGGTGGTGATCGTCCTGATCATGACTTTCAGCATGTGTGTCGTCTCCGGATTTATCGCCGTGAAGAAAATAATCAAGGCTGATCCGGCCGATCTGTTCTGA
- a CDS encoding ATP-binding cassette domain-containing protein: MQKREKSQFLYHDDSNLPVIEIAGLNFAYGTGESSKQVLFNNHLKIYSGEIVIMTGPSGSGKTTLLTLIGGLRSVQEGELKILGRELKGMSAAGLQEIRRNIGFIFQQHNLFDSLTAVQTLAVAMQLKDYPEEEYARRPGKILGELGLADRMSYKPENLSGGQRQRVAIGRAMVNDPLIILADEPTAALDKVTSAQVIELFKKRVREYNCTIIIVTHDNRILDAADRVINMVDGNIESNVVVADALAIMSFLKDCHIFEDMHQSFLADAANSMQLEIYPAGALVIREGDVGDKFYLIRQGRVEIITESGGARKVLASLGTGDFFGELALLKDVPRAASVVAVEKLEVYTLSKDKFIELVKRSSSFEEHLKKSYFH; the protein is encoded by the coding sequence ATGCAAAAAAGAGAAAAAAGCCAGTTCCTCTACCATGATGACAGCAACCTGCCCGTGATAGAAATTGCGGGGCTCAATTTCGCCTACGGCACCGGCGAGAGCAGCAAGCAGGTCCTGTTCAACAACCACCTGAAAATTTATTCGGGCGAGATCGTAATCATGACCGGCCCCTCGGGGTCGGGCAAGACTACCCTCCTGACTCTGATCGGAGGCCTGCGTTCAGTCCAGGAGGGTGAGCTTAAAATCCTGGGTCGGGAACTCAAGGGGATGAGCGCGGCGGGACTCCAGGAAATCAGGCGCAACATCGGTTTTATTTTCCAGCAGCACAACCTGTTCGATTCGCTCACGGCTGTGCAGACCCTGGCGGTCGCCATGCAGCTCAAAGACTACCCGGAGGAGGAGTACGCCAGGCGTCCGGGAAAAATTCTCGGGGAGCTGGGACTGGCCGACCGGATGAGCTACAAGCCGGAGAACCTGTCTGGCGGGCAGCGCCAGCGGGTGGCGATCGGCAGGGCGATGGTCAACGATCCGCTGATAATCCTCGCCGATGAGCCCACCGCCGCGCTGGACAAGGTCACCAGCGCCCAGGTGATCGAGCTGTTCAAGAAACGGGTGCGGGAATACAATTGTACGATCATCATTGTCACGCACGACAACCGCATTCTGGATGCCGCCGACCGGGTGATCAACATGGTCGATGGCAATATCGAATCGAACGTTGTCGTGGCGGATGCCCTGGCGATCATGAGCTTCCTGAAGGATTGCCATATCTTCGAGGACATGCATCAGTCCTTCCTGGCCGATGCGGCCAACTCCATGCAGCTCGAGATCTATCCAGCCGGTGCTCTGGTGATCCGTGAAGGTGATGTGGGAGATAAGTTCTATCTAATCCGTCAAGGGCGAGTGGAGATAATTACCGAAAGCGGCGGAGCAAGGAAGGTGCTTGCCTCTCTGGGGACGGGTGATTTTTTCGGTGAGCTGGCGCTGCTCAAGGACGTCCCGCGGGCTGCCTCTGTGGTTGCCGTCGAGAAACTTGAGGTTTACACACTGTCCAAGGACAAGTTCATCGAGCTGGTAAAACGCTCATCCAGTTTCGAGGAACACCTCAAAAAGTCCTATTTCCATTGA
- a CDS encoding sigma-54 dependent transcriptional regulator encodes MNNQPHSSPPSLNVLIVDDELNIRKTLAVCLESRGHRVTGVSNGADARAEADRQLFDLAFVDLRLGTENGLDLIPALTGACPWLRIVMITAYATVGSAVEAMRRGATDYIPKPFTPEQVDLVTERVSALRSMEQRIRTLKEDLDRVRPEFSFSSSHPGMQRALELARQVAPSEAAVLLRGPSGTGKTVLARAIHEWSRRADKPFGVISCPSLSPELLESELFGHVKGSFTGAVRDNPGRVAACEGGSLFLDEIGDLPQAVQPKLLRFLQDREYERVGDQRTRKADVRILTATNTDLDSAVRQGRFREDLFYRLNVFQIDLPPLTERPDDIESLARGMLAFFSAQNHKAVDGFSPKALLALRGYSWPGNIRELRNVIERAVILCQSGIVGIEQMPESIAPRVSPVELGAPVSLDVIEENHIRRILATTQTLQEAADLLGIDQATLWRKRKQYGI; translated from the coding sequence ATGAACAACCAACCGCACTCCTCACCGCCCTCTCTTAACGTCCTGATCGTGGATGATGAACTGAACATCCGCAAGACCCTGGCGGTCTGTCTGGAGTCCCGCGGCCACCGGGTGACCGGGGTGAGCAACGGAGCGGACGCCCGGGCAGAGGCCGACCGTCAGTTGTTCGATCTCGCCTTTGTCGATCTGCGTCTGGGCACGGAGAACGGTCTGGACCTGATTCCGGCTCTGACCGGGGCCTGCCCGTGGCTGCGGATAGTGATGATAACCGCCTATGCGACAGTGGGCAGCGCAGTGGAGGCCATGCGCCGGGGGGCCACGGATTATATCCCAAAGCCGTTCACTCCAGAGCAGGTGGACCTTGTCACCGAGCGGGTGTCAGCGCTCCGGAGCATGGAACAGAGGATAAGAACGCTGAAAGAGGACCTGGATCGCGTGCGTCCGGAGTTTTCGTTCAGCTCCAGTCACCCCGGCATGCAGCGCGCCCTGGAGCTGGCCCGTCAGGTCGCCCCCTCCGAGGCGGCCGTGCTGCTGCGCGGACCCAGCGGGACCGGAAAGACAGTGCTGGCGCGGGCCATCCATGAATGGAGCCGCCGTGCAGACAAGCCGTTCGGCGTAATATCCTGTCCTTCCCTCAGCCCGGAGCTGTTGGAGAGTGAGTTGTTCGGCCATGTGAAAGGGTCTTTCACCGGCGCAGTGCGTGACAATCCGGGGCGAGTGGCGGCCTGCGAGGGCGGCAGCCTGTTTCTCGACGAGATCGGCGACCTGCCCCAGGCAGTCCAGCCCAAGCTACTGCGTTTCCTTCAGGACCGCGAGTACGAGCGGGTGGGGGATCAGCGGACCCGCAAGGCCGATGTCCGCATTCTCACCGCCACCAACACCGACCTGGACAGTGCTGTGCGTCAGGGCCGTTTCCGGGAGGACCTTTTTTATCGTCTTAATGTTTTCCAGATCGACCTTCCGCCGCTGACCGAGCGCCCGGATGACATCGAGTCGTTGGCGCGGGGAATGCTGGCTTTCTTCAGTGCGCAAAACCACAAGGCAGTCGACGGTTTCAGCCCCAAAGCCCTGCTGGCGCTGCGCGGTTACAGTTGGCCGGGCAACATCCGCGAGCTGCGCAACGTGATCGAGCGGGCGGTGATCCTGTGTCAATCCGGCATCGTAGGGATTGAGCAGATGCCGGAGTCGATCGCTCCGCGGGTTTCTCCGGTCGAGCTCGGCGCCCCGGTCTCACTGGATGTAATCGAGGAAAACCACATCCGCCGTATCCTGGCGACCACGCAGACTCTTCAGGAAGCCGCCGACCTGCTGGGCATAGACCAGGCCACTCTCTGGCGCAAGCGCAAACAGTACGGAATCTGA